Proteins from a genomic interval of Fundulus heteroclitus isolate FHET01 chromosome 21, MU-UCD_Fhet_4.1, whole genome shotgun sequence:
- the LOC105924861 gene encoding stonustoxin subunit alpha, whose protein sequence is MASGMIEVAALGRPFTLGMLYDAHKDQLFPGITLWDEKTLQKMTEENSKHGSEFRISTSDSLEEKSSLLDVSDSLKTSFLCGLIEVGGSAKYLNDHKKSKNQSRVTFQYKATTIFKQLKISTEEMNKTQQIGVNVKSCATHIVTGILYGAYAFFVLDSEKLDESSAQEIKGNIQDVINRISSLSVSGEVDLKLSDTEKAVTEKLTCKFYGDVIPESNPATFEEAVKTYRKLPELLGKNKENTIPVKVWMMPLKNFDPSAAEMATDLSPGLVRKVQKAREDFHKLNMRCNDCLEGSYDFPKIKERLESFQQQCKIYEGKLLDVIAKKIPSIRAGEEDETELLKILDDSEKSPFSSEKLMKWMINIEREVSVITSCLKEMKGAKIVQSEAELVEEFLNPEVQDVLSFVFTSLETTDPYLDKMKDYLDSLAMESTEDVDQFINNLPPFPQVDLLKMTRKAEEFGRFVKGLKNDKKFRFLVAFIKNNQHQGATIYHYRNRRLLTEDFSKPDVCDVEKATNRRDLIWYACDLTFDPDTINGNLTVSQGNKMLKHGDWQSYPDHPERFDVLPHVLCKESLIGRHYWEVELSTDEGRDAAAAVCYRGIQRKSEMAWGGIGWNAMSWSLGHKWEPQPVFYAEHNSEKRPERVTFYPLPQTGCARLGVFLDWPAGTLSYYIVAGERLSHIHTFSTSFSEPVYPCFKVCSKNSYALLCF, encoded by the exons ATGGCATCAGGTATGATTGAAGTGGCTGCTCTCGGTCGACCCTTTACCTTGGGGATGCTCTATGATGCTCATAAAGATCAGCTCTTCCCAG GTATCACACTCTGGGATGAGAAAACTCTCCAAAAGATGACTGAAGAGAACTCCAAGCATGGCAGTGAGTTTAGAATCAGCACGTCTGATTCCTTGGAGGAGAAGTCCTCTCTGCTGGACGTCAGTGACTCTCTGAAGACCAGCTTCCTGTGCGGTCTGATTGAAGTTGGGGGATCTGCAAAGTATCTAAATGATCATAAGAAATCCAAAAATCAAAGCAGAgtcacatttcagtacaaagctACCACCATTTTCAAACAGCTGAAAATTTCTACTGAGGAAATGAACAAAACGCAGCAGATAGGTGTTAATGTGAAGAGCTGTGCCACACACATTGTCACCGGCATCCTTTATGGTGCATATGCTTTCTTTGTGCTGGACAGTGAGAAGTTAGACGAGAGCAGTGCTCAAGAGATTAAGGGCAACATTCAAGATGTGATAAATAGGATTTCCAGTTTAAGTGTAAGTGGGGAAGTTGACCTCAAACTGTCTGATACAGAAAAGGCGGTGACAGAAAAACTCACCTGCAAGTTTTACGGAGACGTGATTCCTGAAAGTAACCCTGCGACGTTTGAAGAAGCAGTGAAAACGTACCGAAAACTTCCAGAACTTCTtggaaagaacaaagaaaacaccATCCCAGTAAAGGTCTGGATGATGCCGCTGAAGAACTTTGATCCTTCAGCAGCTGAGATGGCCACTGACCTCAGCCCTGGTCTTGTGAGAAAGGTTCAAAAAGCTCGGGAAGATTTCCACAAACTCAACATGAGATGCAATGATTGTCTTGAAGGCAGCTATGACTTCCCAAAGATCAAAGAAAGGTTGGAGAGTTTCCAACAACAGTGTAAAATCTATGAAGGGAAACTTCTGGATGTGATTGCAAAAAAGATTCCGTCCATCAGGGCAGGAGAAGAAGATGAGACGGAGTTGTTGAAGATCTTGGATGACAGTGAAAAGTCTCCTTTTAGTAGTGAGAAACTAATGAAGTGGATGATTAATATTGAGAGAGAAGTCAGTGTAATCACTTCGTGTTTAAAGGAAATGAAGGGAGCAAAGATAGTCCAAAGTGAGGCAGAGTTGGTGGAGGAGTTTCTTAACCCTGAAGTCCAGGATGTCCTCAGCTTTGTTTTCACTTCTCTGGAAACTACGGATCCTTATCTTGATAAAATGAAGGACTATCTGGATTCCCTGGCTATGGAGTCTACTGAGGACGTGGATCAATTCATAAACAACCTACCACCCTTCCCACAAGTAGATTTGcttaaaatgacaagaaaagctGAAGAATTTGGTAGATTtgttaaaggtttaaaaaacgACAAGAAATTCAGATTCCTGGTAGCATTCATAAAAAATAACCAACACCAAGGAGCAACCATCTACCACTACAGGAATAGGAGGCTGCTCACGGAAGACTTCTCAAAACCAGATGTCTGTGATGtggaaaaagcaacaaatagAAGAGATCTGATTTGGT ATGCTTGTGATCTGACCTTTGATCCAGACACAATAAATGGAAATCTTACTGTTTCTCAAGGAAACAAGATGTTGAAGCATGGAGACTGGCAGTCTTATCCTGATCACCCTGAGAGATTTGATGTTTTACCTCATGTTCTGTGTAAGGAGTCACTGATTGGACGCCATTACTGGGAGGTGGAGCTGAGCACCGATGAAGGcagagatgctgctgctgctgtgtgttaTAGAGGAATACAGAGAAAGTCAGAAATGGCATGGGGTGGGATTGGATGGAATGCCATGAGCTGGTCACTGGGCCACAAGTGGGAACCCCAACCGGTTTTCTATGCTGAGCATAACTCAGAAAAACGACCAGAAAGGGTAACTTTTTACCCTCTACCGCAAACTGGTTGCGCACGCCTAGGAGTTTTTCTGGACTGGCCTGCAGGCACTTTGTCCTACTACATAGTCGCAGGGGAAAGACTGAGTCACATTCACACTTTCAGCACCAGTTTCTCAGAGCCTGTGTACCCATGTTTCAAGGTCTGTAGTAAAAACAGTTACGCCCTCCTGTGTTTCTAA